From Mya arenaria isolate MELC-2E11 chromosome 12, ASM2691426v1, the proteins below share one genomic window:
- the LOC128210561 gene encoding snaclec bothroinsularin subunit beta-like — MASPSLNPWTASTAGSTSQTRPATQAASTPIISTVSTTTPASTTNMSPTYSSSVTPVSSSAWTSSSPSTKPSTIQPTMNVVTTDACPTHMGMVAAGFWASSDQWCFQFVHVLESWQVAEHMCNIQGGHLVTIENAQKEQFITSLLKAHGLFSNFWIGLNDQMREAYFQWSSGIDAHYNNFESLHTHPFADCVYLSAATGKWHESHCTIARHYYICQFNKNMYHGVPIIG; from the exons ATGGCAT CTCCATCATTAAACCCATGGACAGCATCCACAGCAGGTTCGACAAGTCAAACCCGGCCGGCGACTCAAGCAGCTTCAACGCCAATTATTTCCACTGTATCAACAACTACACCAGCATCGACCACCAACATGTCACCAACTTATTCATCTTCTGTCACACCTGTATCATCGTCAGCGTGGACTTCATCGTCACCATCTACAAAACCATCAACAATACAGCCTACCATGAACGTAGTAACCACCG ACGCATGCCCTACACACATGGGCATGGTGGCCGCCGGATTTTGGGCCTCCAGCGACCAATGGTGTTTCCAATTTGTACACGTCTTAGAGTCCTGGCAGGTGGCCGAACACATGTGCAACATTCAAGGCGGTCATCTTGTCACCATCGAAAATGCACAAAAAGAACAGTTTATTACTTCTCTTCTGAAGGCTCATGGATTGTTTTCTAATTTCTGGATTGGCTTAAACGACCAAATGAGAGAGGCTTACTTCCAATGGTCTTCAG GAATTGATGCACATTATAACAACTTTGAATCCTTGCATACACATCCATTTGCCGACTGTGTCTACCTCTCCGCTGCCACTGGTAAATGGCATGAGAGCCACTGCACCATCGCACGCCATTACTATATCTGCCAGTTTA atAAGAACATGTACCATGGAGTTCCAATCATTGGttga